The region AGTCCATAAAGTATCACACAAAATTCTCAATCCTTCGACAAATCTTACAAATGTTACTATGCATAGCCAGATTATGGTCTGGACCAAATGACGGGCTTAAAAAAGGCTAAACTTGCCTAACCTCCCTTGAAATTGAGGTCATCTGAGACCTAGTCTCGGTACTTCTAATTTCAGGTTTCACCTCCCTTGTACTTTGGGCCATTTGAAATTGTATCCTTCTATTAGGTCTACAttcattttaatgaaaaaaacataaaatccctttttttttctttttgttcctttctttttctctttttgttccttctctttcttttctcctccCCATCTTTCCCTTCCCTCTCCTCCCTCTCTCCAGCCatcaaacaatatttattaCTCCCATTCTCTCTTTTACtacaaaataatgaaagaatTGCAGGATGTTCCCCAAGAAGACCCCATCCTCATCATCTTCAAAACATGGTCCCAAATTCAAGACATGTAGGAGGAAAATGAGATCACCAATCACCCAAACAGCACTGCTATTATCATCAACAAGTATTACCCTTTTtgtccaccaccaccatctccaAAACGCAAAATCCCAACAAGACCAAAACCGACATTTGTACAAAGATTAGATGCATAACAGCAGAAGGAAGGCAAAGAGGAGGGAGAATAAAAGTGGTGGCTGGTGAGGGGGGGTAGATAGAAAAGTGAAAGAggtggagaaaagaaaagaacaggagaaagagaaaaaaaaggggatTTAATGCTTCTCTTTTTTTGGCATTAAAATGGATGGAAACCTAACAGAAAGACACAATTTCAAATGGTCCAAAGTACAAGGGAGGTGAAAACTGAAATTGGAAGTACAGGAACCAAGTCTCGAATGACCTATGCAGCAGATTACAAAAATTTCAATTCCTGAGAATCCCAAAAAAGACAATTTGTTTCaccaattgagaaaaaaaggctTTGACCAAGAACACCACATATTTTCCAAGTtcataattcaaaaattcaGAGAAGCTTCTGCGATGAACACTAGCAGCCCTTTTGATGGGAATCTATATGCCAAAGAAATTGCTAACATATTTGGTTTATCAGTTCAGCTACAAACACAAGCACGTTAACACCCACTAGCAACAATAGTAAAAAATGTAACTTCTTTTCTAAAAGGTAGTATTGGATAGGGAAGGTCCCAAGCGTGTGTTTGGTAATGCGGTGCAGGTGTTTTCAAAAGtgctttttaattgaaaatgcattaaaatgatgttttttcatatttgtttttcattttttacatcagcacattaagaacaaaaaccacCTAAAAAAGCATCAATTTGATGCCTTTTCAAGCAAAAAGTAGTTTGGAAAGCAGGTTGGACCTAACAAAAAACACTCCCTAGCTGTCATCAACGCTTCAGTGTCATTAGAGGTTGCTGAGAAATGTGATCGCAAGTTTCATAGTACCTAATACCTGATATGGAGTAAGAAAATCTACATGTCTaactttaaaaacatttttatgcaTTCCTTTGTCAATTAACCAGTAGCTTTATACTTGCATTTACTAATGATCGCATTGAAACATTGGTATCATATGCTCTAGCTGGAGTTTGCATCCTCAATAAAgcataaaatgaaattttcaccTTGAACTTTGATTAGGCAAGATGCGAGCACATAAAAAGAGGAGGGGGTGAAGGAAAAGGAGAGGACAAGATCAAGAGCTCAAAGCATCTCCATACCtctcaaaaaataacaaaacaggatgaagaacttaaaaaaagaagatagcgAGGTAGAAGACAAAATATGAAGAATAAGGAAGGGTGTGAAGAGAGAGTTTGAAAAGTGGGCAAGAGACAGAGCACATAGGTAAATTTTTGTCATACTCGTGCATAATTCCATTATTCCACAAAAAAAAGCCCATTTAGAAGCTTTAAGGAAGCCCAAAACAGACGACAGACTTACTGGACTTGCCAGTCAACAATCATTAACTTCCAAAAAAAGGACTATACAGAAACATACATGCTTGCATGTACACATGAAAAAATTTCCATACAACCAGCCAACACTGTCAAGGCAATCAATTATAGGACATCCAAATGAGTAGCATGCATCAACGGCAGCTCATTATGATCTCTTTATTATCAAAATCTTTGTCAGGGGGGCAACATGACAAGAAAAACAATGTTCTCCATGAAATCATAGCATCCGTCACTTCTATTATACTTGATCTTCAATTCTATATCTTCATacctaaaaatcaaaaccaattaTTAAGTCATAGGACTtctaaaccaaacaaaacccaaTTAACATCAGAAACTCCAACACACCATCTCCATTTACCAATTTTCCCCGCTCAGCTGGGCATGCTCTTTATGCTAGATCACTTTCTCCATCCCTAATCCTCAGATTCCATGCCTGGAATCCCATGCAACAATACCAAGTGCTACCTCGTCAACAAATCACAAGATATCCCAATTGTTCCTAGTCGTTACACTAATGGGGTGAAATATGCAAAcctcaaaaaaatttcatgtatCTGATTCTGAAATAATTGAAACGTTAATAATGAAAAGGCAATCTGCCAAATAAGGTAAAGATAATATCTCCTTTGCGTGTAAAAGATGAAATATCTACACACAAGTGGTCACCCAAATAATCTAAATCACAGTATCTAGTATTTACAAAGTTATTGCGTGGGTTCATCTTAAGAATATTCCTGATTAAGGGTTTGCCTTAATCAATACTCTTCAATAACATTCAAAACAATTAGTTGAATGTAACAAAAAGAACTGCAAAATATTACAGTAAATATCACGCCTTTAATGAAGCTGACTAGCTTCCACAAAGAAGGTATTCGACTTTGAATCCTCCCCTTCACTTCGATTAATAGTGAAAAAATGGAGGAGAAATTTCACCTGAATGGCATAAACCACCGCATTAATTGTAAAGAAACTTGGCCTGAGTCCATCAGTAGATATGGCACGTGCCTGTTTAATATATGTCAAAGTCATAACAGAGTTGGaccagatattaaattaattaactaaactGCCAAAAAAACTCAACCTGATAGTAAATCTCTGCCCAGAACAGAACCAAAAGAGCGTATGTTGTGAAGAATGCAAGACTAGGGGAATCAAGGAGGATATGTTGGAAAATCTGAGTAACAAAAATCATCAAGTTTACCAATCACAAATCATTataaaccaatatatatatatatattaaaagtcgAGCACTCCCCTACCGATGGATGGATGCTTTCTATATTCCGGCGAAAAACAAACAATAGGCATCGAACTGCGATACAGAATGAACCACGGTGAATATAACATAATACAATCACAATGAAAACCAAATTTGTTTACTTCGTGAAATTTGAGAATCTTGAAATACAAACCCCCATTCACGAGGAAGTTGAGAAAATGAAAAACCTTCTGCGTAGTCCAGCCGTATTCTGGAACTCTCAATTGTATCCTTATCAATTGAATCTACAACACGATCAAACAAGTTCAAATTACCCACCTCTCCATTCATCAATTTGAAACCCTAGAAATTCCTAAGACTCATCATTCGCATGCATAAATTGACAAAAGATAGATAATATAGGGCTAGCTTAGCAGACACAAGAAAAGGTAAGGGAGGTGTGGCGGACGTACAAGAGCAACGACGGCAACGAGACCGTAGAGGGCGGCGAGAACGTGAAAGATGCGATCTTGCCAGACCGGTGATTCGTTAATATCTTGCCACCAACTCGACGCCTCTTTCAATTCGAAAGCGATCACCGCCCCGGCCATTTCTACGCTGCTGCTTCCTTCCTCCATTACTCGCCGGAGATACTGATTTACGCCGattgctttttttaatcaatttgaaatagagaaggaagaaaacagctcgatttttgtgttttttttaaaaaaataaattgtgaggGGAGGAAAATGGAACCTGGTcgcgttttgtttttttaggattttttttgtttttattggaaaTGGTTATTTGCCCATTTTtatctcctttttttattattatttcaaattaattattttttaattattttcagattgttttaatgtattcataataaaactaaataaaaaatattatttaaatatattttaaaataaaaattaatttaaacagtAAACAATAATACAGTAACAAACAGTATCTATATAGAaagggtgaaaaaaaaataaaaaactgccggcaaaaaaaaagagaaaatagtgAAGTTATCGATTTTAGAAggtttttcatggaaaatacgCTGATGTACCGGCTGTAGCCGGTGGTATTTGGATGATTTTCTGCGTTTAAGAGAGACGTTGAAGGTGTTTGAtactttgatattataatattggtgtttttttaaaaagtatttttacttaaaaatatattataatatttttttgttttttattttaaatattaaaccataaaaaatactaaaaaattttataaataattttttaaaaataacacatttttaaaatgcataaaaaaatataaaatacttccTCCCATGCGCTCACTTGACATTTCAATCCCTTCTAAGTTTTTACCATGTTAAGGACCGTTGTGAAATAGGAAGTGTCTAGCCCAAACAGTGTGTTTGGTTTGGAGTCGTGCAGAAATTGGTATTAAAGGATGGTTGTGATTCAGGTGGGGTTAAATTTTTGCCTTCCCACTTCTTAGTTCCGGCCATGCTTTCGGACCG is a window of Populus nigra chromosome 10, ddPopNigr1.1, whole genome shotgun sequence DNA encoding:
- the LOC133704368 gene encoding protein TOM THREE HOMOLOG 1-like, which encodes MEEGSSSVEMAGAVIAFELKEASSWWQDINESPVWQDRIFHVLAALYGLVAVVALIQLIRIQLRVPEYGWTTQKVFHFLNFLVNGVRCLLFVFRRNIESIHPSIFQHILLDSPSLAFFTTYALLVLFWAEIYYQARAISTDGLRPSFFTINAVVYAIQIAMWLVLAWKTVPIAVILSKMFFAGVSLFAALGFLLYGGRLFLMLRRFPVESKGRRKKLQEVGYVTTICFSCFLVRCIMICFNAFDKAADLDVLDHPVLNFIYYLLVEILPSTLVLFILRKLPPKRGITQYHPIR